The Caproicibacterium lactatifermentans genome contains a region encoding:
- the wecB gene encoding non-hydrolyzing UDP-N-acetylglucosamine 2-epimerase — MKVVTVVGARPQFIKASVVSAALAPLCQEVLVHTGQHYDKNMSAVFFEELQIPHPAYNLGVGSGTHGRQTGEMLIGIEQVLFKEKPDVMLVYGDTNSTLAGALAASKLHIPVAHVEAGLRSYNRRMPEEQNRVLTDHISTQLFCPTQTAWQNLQKEGITEGVSVSGDVMLDSVLHFRKVAMDNPEKRKIHEQLGIEPKHYRLATLHRAETTDGGLPAIERIFDAFEQLPQRVVIPIHPRTRSLAEQALADRGYRNIQLIDPVGYLEMLLLTNGACQVLTDSGGLQKEAWFMEVPCVTLRSETEWVETLVGGWNVLAKLTTEDILSKALNTVPDPAARAAQPFGDGHASERIARAVCGREG; from the coding sequence ATGAAAGTGGTTACAGTAGTCGGTGCCCGGCCGCAGTTTATTAAGGCCAGTGTGGTTTCCGCCGCGCTGGCACCCCTGTGCCAGGAAGTTCTGGTGCATACCGGACAGCATTATGATAAAAATATGTCTGCAGTCTTTTTTGAAGAACTGCAGATTCCACACCCAGCCTATAATTTGGGTGTCGGCAGTGGCACCCACGGCCGCCAGACCGGCGAAATGTTGATTGGCATTGAGCAGGTGCTTTTTAAGGAAAAACCAGATGTCATGCTGGTGTACGGCGATACCAATTCCACACTGGCGGGCGCGCTGGCCGCCAGCAAGCTGCACATCCCGGTGGCACACGTCGAAGCAGGCCTGCGTTCCTACAATCGGCGTATGCCGGAAGAGCAGAACCGTGTTTTGACGGACCACATTTCCACCCAGCTGTTCTGCCCAACGCAGACGGCTTGGCAGAATCTTCAGAAAGAGGGCATTACCGAGGGCGTTTCGGTTTCCGGCGATGTTATGCTGGACAGTGTCCTGCACTTCCGCAAGGTCGCAATGGATAACCCCGAAAAGCGAAAAATTCATGAACAGCTGGGCATTGAACCCAAACACTACCGTTTGGCAACTTTGCATCGTGCGGAAACAACGGACGGCGGTCTGCCCGCTATTGAGCGTATTTTTGACGCGTTTGAACAGCTGCCGCAGCGTGTGGTAATTCCGATTCACCCGCGTACCCGTTCACTGGCCGAACAGGCCCTTGCAGACCGCGGTTACCGGAACATTCAGCTGATTGACCCGGTCGGCTATTTGGAGATGCTGCTGCTGACCAATGGTGCCTGTCAGGTGCTGACCGATAGTGGCGGACTGCAGAAAGAGGCATGGTTTATGGAGGTGCCTTGTGTCACGCTGCGCAGCGAAACAGAATGGGTGGAAACCCTTGTCGGCGGCTGGAACGTGCTGGCAAAGCTGACGACTGAGGACATTCTGAGCAAAGCGTTGAACACAGTGCCGGACCCGGCCGCGCGTGCTGCACAGCCCTTCGGTGACGGACATGCCAGCGAGCGGATTGCCCGCGCTGTCTGCGGGCGGGAAGGGTGA
- a CDS encoding glycosyltransferase family 4 protein: MNIIYLEHYAGSPKFGMEFRPYFMAQRWVAAGHTVTIVASSYSHLRTKNPDMKGRPYLIEMENGIRWFWIAGPSYEGNGVGRIRNILSFLHGVKKYQSEICAVGKPDVIIASSTYPLDIYPAVSIAKRFHAEVIYEVHDLWPLSPMELGHMSAHHPFIMVMQHAENKCCRSADAIVSLLPCSKEHFVEHGMAPEKFYCIPNGIVKADWEKPLPEHPVYEQQLKRWHEEGWFLIAYTGAHGVANALDSFVEAGEKLKGKKIKLLLIGPGPERERLKKKAASLENVDLLEPVGRTQVPELLAQMDALYVGLQRQPLFRFGISPNKLMDYMMAGKPVIFAIEAGNDMVAEAGCGISVPPEDSTAIADAAEKLAVTPKEELAAMGARGHAYILKYHEYDALAKQFLDVMQEHLKK, encoded by the coding sequence ATGAATATCATTTACCTGGAACATTACGCGGGTTCCCCGAAATTCGGTATGGAGTTTCGTCCCTATTTTATGGCACAGCGCTGGGTGGCGGCCGGTCATACCGTGACCATTGTCGCCAGTTCCTACAGCCACCTGCGTACCAAAAATCCGGACATGAAGGGACGGCCGTATCTTATAGAAATGGAGAACGGCATTCGCTGGTTTTGGATTGCTGGACCGTCGTATGAAGGCAATGGTGTGGGCCGTATCCGCAATATTCTTTCCTTCCTGCACGGCGTAAAAAAATACCAGAGCGAAATCTGCGCGGTGGGGAAACCGGACGTTATCATTGCGTCCAGTACCTATCCGCTGGACATTTATCCGGCAGTATCTATCGCAAAACGCTTTCATGCGGAGGTCATTTATGAAGTACATGACCTGTGGCCTTTAAGCCCTATGGAGCTGGGACACATGAGTGCGCACCACCCGTTCATCATGGTTATGCAGCATGCGGAAAACAAATGCTGCCGGTCGGCGGACGCAATCGTCAGCCTGCTGCCGTGTTCCAAAGAGCACTTTGTGGAACACGGCATGGCGCCGGAAAAATTCTATTGTATCCCCAACGGCATCGTCAAGGCGGATTGGGAAAAGCCGCTGCCGGAACACCCTGTGTACGAGCAGCAGCTGAAGCGCTGGCATGAAGAGGGCTGGTTTCTCATTGCGTACACCGGTGCGCATGGTGTTGCCAATGCGCTGGACAGCTTTGTGGAAGCGGGCGAAAAGCTAAAAGGCAAAAAAATCAAGCTGCTGCTGATTGGCCCCGGCCCAGAGCGCGAGCGTCTGAAAAAAAAGGCTGCTTCGCTGGAAAACGTGGACCTGCTGGAGCCGGTAGGACGTACCCAGGTGCCAGAGCTGCTGGCACAGATGGACGCACTGTATGTCGGATTGCAGCGGCAGCCGCTGTTCCGCTTCGGCATTTCGCCGAACAAGCTGATGGATTATATGATGGCGGGCAAGCCGGTTATCTTTGCCATTGAGGCCGGCAATGATATGGTCGCCGAGGCCGGGTGCGGCATATCGGTTCCGCCGGAGGACAGCACGGCAATCGCCGATGCCGCCGAAAAGCTAGCGGTTACGCCGAAAGAGGAGCTTGCCGCTATGGGTGCCCGCGGTCATGCCTATATTTTAAAGTATCACGAGTATGACGCGCTGGCAAAACAGTTTTTGGACGTTATGCAGGAACATCTGAAAAAATAA
- a CDS encoding SDR family NAD(P)-dependent oxidoreductase: protein MRRELGPKQTVLITGASSGIGRELAILFAAHGFRLVLTARTQSRLEQLAQLLRQTFHVTVEVLPADLSKAEAAQQVYDTLQEKGIVVDQLVSNAGSARHQEVIEADIQGMADTIALNVTSTTLLTRLFAADMVWRGRGRILITASTSAFAPDPCFAVYSATKAYDLQFGETLWAELRYTPVSVSVLCPGPTKTGFSAAAGRQDASFAANPRRVALAAFRGMQAGKLLIFSPPLYGPACFLSRLLPPQAAAVIPSLYQQVLSHHTKDIFKNKDSQKD, encoded by the coding sequence ATGCGGCGGGAACTGGGACCAAAACAGACGGTCCTGATTACCGGCGCGTCGTCCGGCATCGGCCGAGAACTGGCAATCCTGTTTGCCGCACACGGTTTTCGGCTGGTACTGACCGCGCGCACACAAAGCCGGCTGGAACAGCTGGCGCAGCTTTTGCGGCAAACTTTTCACGTCACTGTTGAAGTGTTGCCAGCCGACCTTTCCAAAGCGGAAGCAGCTCAGCAGGTATATGACACCTTACAGGAAAAAGGAATCGTTGTGGACCAGTTGGTCAGCAACGCTGGCAGTGCCCGCCATCAGGAAGTCATTGAGGCGGATATACAGGGAATGGCCGACACCATTGCGCTGAACGTAACCAGCACCACACTGCTGACACGTCTTTTTGCGGCAGATATGGTCTGGCGCGGCCGCGGCAGAATTTTGATTACCGCCTCTACCAGCGCCTTTGCGCCGGACCCCTGCTTCGCTGTATACAGCGCCACCAAAGCGTATGACCTGCAGTTCGGCGAAACGCTGTGGGCGGAGCTAAGGTACACGCCGGTGAGTGTGAGTGTTCTGTGCCCCGGCCCGACAAAGACCGGCTTTTCCGCAGCTGCCGGACGGCAGGACGCGTCTTTCGCGGCGAATCCTCGCCGGGTGGCACTGGCCGCTTTCCGCGGAATGCAGGCGGGAAAACTGCTGATTTTTTCCCCGCCGCTGTACGGGCCTGCCTGCTTTTTGTCCCGCCTATTGCCGCCGCAGGCTGCAGCAGTCATTCCGTCACTATACCAGCAGGTACTTTCTCATCATACAAAAGACATATTTAAAAATAAGGATTCACAGAAGGATTGA
- a CDS encoding flavodoxin family protein, producing the protein MNIAIRYYTKSGNTKKLAEAAAEVAGVPALPVSTPLTEPADLLFLGSSVYAGTVDREVKQFIASLDSTQVKKVVNFSTAALPTSTYQTVEKLLAARNIPLDRREFHCRGRFHFLHRTHPDEEDLARMKAFARSVLVSG; encoded by the coding sequence ATGAATATCGCAATTCGTTATTACACCAAAAGCGGGAATACCAAAAAGCTGGCGGAAGCCGCGGCGGAGGTGGCCGGCGTGCCTGCCCTGCCGGTATCCACCCCGCTGACCGAACCGGCGGACCTGTTGTTCCTCGGCAGCTCCGTTTATGCCGGCACCGTAGACCGGGAAGTGAAACAGTTTATTGCCTCCCTTGACAGCACACAAGTAAAAAAGGTAGTCAATTTTAGTACAGCGGCACTGCCCACTTCCACCTATCAGACGGTGGAAAAGCTGCTTGCTGCCCGAAATATTCCGCTGGACCGCCGGGAATTTCACTGCCGCGGCCGCTTCCACTTTCTGCACCGCACCCACCCGGACGAGGAGGACCTTGCCCGTATGAAAGCTTTCGCCCGCTCCGTACTGGTGTCCGGCTGA
- a CDS encoding Sapep family Mn(2+)-dependent dipeptidase: protein MLFAEHILPYKEQMHQTLKTMVAIPSVVDSPLPGKPFGEESARALQTILRIADDLGLETKNVGNYAGHAVYGEGNEYADVLCHVDVVPAGDGWETEPFDTVEKDGLLYGRGTADDKGAAVVALYCLKALKDAGVKTKRRIRVIFGAGEEVASNDIETYYQSEPMPVFAFTPDSDYGICNREKGILRIDLSGGKESTAVRLFTAGDVVNAVPANASAVVVCSEDQANALLELTADEDTLRCTRTPDGLCIDAVGVASHAMQPQEGVNAAEKLIMLLSKVLDKDQMGSVLLFLADKVKTEYDGASAGIQQSDEPSGPLTLNLGLVRIGEGTPSAGLDIRYPVTASGDDILEHLERISAPYGLTCERTCENRPLYLPEDSDLIRLLKGAYAAVMGEEPTVYATGGGTYARELNGRGVAFGPFFPDEPDRRLHNTNESIDLARFMQHAQICLQAMYDMATK, encoded by the coding sequence ATGCTGTTTGCAGAACATATTCTGCCCTATAAAGAACAGATGCACCAAACGCTGAAGACAATGGTGGCAATCCCCTCGGTTGTCGACAGCCCGCTGCCCGGAAAGCCGTTCGGTGAGGAAAGTGCACGCGCACTGCAGACCATTCTGCGTATTGCGGACGACCTTGGACTGGAAACCAAGAACGTCGGCAACTATGCCGGCCATGCTGTGTACGGTGAAGGCAACGAATACGCTGATGTGCTGTGTCATGTAGATGTTGTACCCGCCGGTGACGGTTGGGAAACTGAGCCGTTTGATACCGTGGAAAAAGATGGCCTGCTGTACGGCCGCGGCACCGCGGACGATAAGGGTGCCGCGGTGGTAGCCCTGTACTGTCTGAAGGCCCTCAAGGATGCGGGCGTAAAAACCAAGCGCCGTATCCGCGTTATTTTCGGTGCCGGTGAAGAAGTGGCCAGCAACGACATTGAAACGTATTACCAGTCGGAACCTATGCCGGTCTTTGCCTTTACGCCGGACAGTGACTACGGCATTTGCAACCGGGAAAAGGGCATTCTGCGTATAGATTTGTCCGGTGGAAAAGAGTCAACCGCTGTACGGCTGTTTACGGCCGGCGACGTAGTAAATGCGGTCCCCGCAAATGCTTCCGCTGTTGTGGTCTGCTCCGAGGACCAGGCCAATGCGCTGCTGGAACTGACGGCGGACGAGGACACCCTGCGCTGCACCCGTACACCGGACGGCCTGTGTATCGATGCGGTCGGTGTGGCGTCCCATGCTATGCAGCCACAGGAAGGCGTCAATGCCGCCGAAAAGCTGATTATGCTGCTCTCCAAAGTGCTGGACAAGGACCAGATGGGCAGTGTGCTCTTGTTCCTCGCCGACAAGGTAAAAACCGAATATGACGGCGCTTCCGCCGGCATTCAGCAGAGCGATGAGCCTTCCGGTCCGCTGACACTAAACCTCGGCTTGGTACGTATTGGAGAAGGTACCCCCAGCGCCGGCCTTGATATCCGCTACCCAGTTACAGCCAGCGGTGATGACATTCTGGAACATCTGGAAAGGATTTCCGCTCCCTACGGCCTCACCTGCGAACGCACCTGCGAAAACCGTCCGCTGTACTTGCCGGAAGACAGCGACCTTATCCGCCTGCTGAAAGGCGCGTATGCTGCTGTCATGGGTGAAGAACCCACTGTATACGCAACCGGCGGCGGCACCTACGCGCGGGAACTGAATGGCCGCGGCGTTGCGTTTGGACCTTTCTTCCCAGACGAGCCGGACCGCCGCCTGCATAATACCAATGAAAGCATTGACCTTGCCCGCTTTATGCAGCACGCCCAAATCTGCCTGCAGGCAATGTACGATATGGCAACCAAATGA
- the dnaX gene encoding DNA polymerase III subunit gamma/tau, with product MYQVLYRKWRPQVFADVVGQPQVTKTLKNELIAGRVAHAYLFTGCHGTGKTTCAKILAKAVNCLDPQDGEPCGKCDICHAAQDGTLMDIVEIDAASNNGVDSIRTLREEANFTPVAAKYRVYIIDEVHMLSTSAFNALLKTLEEPPAHVIFILATTEVQKLPATILSRCQRFDFHRVPPEEIAARLTYISGQEGASLEPEAAMLLARLSDGAVRDALSLLDQCLGRSREVTVQVVNEATGLTSRNHLFQLADAVYQHDSAAALSVVDKAHRDGKDMARLCEELSAHFRSLMLIKTMQNARPLVAVTEDEYTRLEQQALKIPLPVILHGLDTLQDALERIYRGTDRRTEMEMSMLRLCCPELDDSRAALVRRIDALEKRAPVTAAAAPAPVEPVQVPRQDTAAEPVPTAEQTPPAAVIPEPVKPTEQTPVPAVPQTASPQTAIVPRKSSARQTAAQLAENAVPLTEWPEIVQALQQYSKSIATAFRGTKAYVSGDYVLIDAHNDLAFQLLRESSQRDSMRRAIQQVTGRTYRLGPYRPAQKQKEEIDPLKKLEQRARAEGIPVIEK from the coding sequence ATGTATCAGGTGCTTTACCGCAAGTGGCGTCCGCAGGTTTTCGCGGACGTAGTTGGACAGCCGCAGGTCACCAAAACGCTGAAAAACGAACTCATTGCCGGGCGGGTGGCGCATGCCTACCTGTTTACCGGCTGTCATGGCACCGGCAAAACCACCTGTGCCAAGATTCTGGCGAAAGCGGTCAACTGTCTGGACCCACAGGATGGTGAGCCATGCGGAAAGTGTGATATCTGCCACGCCGCACAGGATGGCACCCTGATGGATATTGTGGAAATTGACGCCGCCAGCAATAATGGCGTGGACAGTATCCGCACGCTGCGGGAAGAGGCAAACTTCACACCGGTAGCCGCCAAGTACCGTGTGTATATTATTGATGAAGTGCATATGCTTTCCACCAGTGCATTCAACGCTCTGCTGAAAACGTTGGAGGAGCCGCCGGCACACGTCATTTTTATTTTGGCAACCACAGAAGTACAAAAGCTGCCTGCCACCATTCTTTCACGCTGTCAGCGTTTTGACTTTCACCGCGTTCCGCCGGAAGAGATTGCGGCTCGTCTTACTTATATTTCAGGGCAGGAAGGCGCCTCGCTGGAACCGGAAGCGGCAATGCTGCTGGCACGTTTGTCGGACGGCGCTGTGCGTGACGCGCTTTCTCTGCTGGACCAGTGCCTTGGCCGCAGCCGGGAAGTGACGGTACAGGTTGTCAATGAAGCAACAGGTCTAACCAGTCGGAACCATTTGTTTCAGCTGGCAGATGCGGTTTATCAGCATGACAGCGCTGCGGCGCTGTCTGTGGTAGATAAGGCACACAGGGATGGCAAAGACATGGCTCGCCTTTGCGAGGAACTTTCCGCCCATTTTCGTTCTTTGATGCTGATTAAGACCATGCAGAATGCCCGTCCGCTGGTTGCCGTAACCGAGGACGAATATACGCGGTTGGAACAGCAGGCGCTGAAAATTCCATTGCCAGTTATCCTACACGGACTGGATACACTGCAGGATGCGCTGGAGCGTATATACCGTGGCACGGACCGCCGTACCGAAATGGAAATGAGTATGCTGCGCTTGTGCTGTCCGGAGCTTGATGACAGCCGGGCTGCGCTGGTTCGGCGCATTGATGCACTGGAAAAGCGGGCACCGGTTACGGCCGCCGCCGCGCCTGCCCCGGTGGAGCCGGTGCAGGTGCCGCGGCAGGATACCGCGGCAGAACCAGTGCCCACAGCGGAGCAGACACCACCGGCCGCTGTCATTCCGGAACCGGTAAAGCCGACAGAACAGACGCCTGTTCCGGCTGTGCCGCAGACAGCCTCCCCACAAACAGCGATTGTTCCCCGGAAGAGTTCCGCCCGGCAGACGGCGGCTCAGCTGGCGGAGAACGCGGTGCCGTTGACCGAGTGGCCGGAAATTGTGCAGGCACTGCAGCAGTACTCCAAGTCTATCGCCACCGCATTCCGCGGCACCAAAGCCTACGTCAGCGGCGACTATGTACTGATTGATGCGCATAACGATTTGGCGTTTCAGCTGCTGCGGGAATCTTCCCAGCGGGACAGTATGCGCCGTGCCATTCAGCAGGTGACTGGCAGAACGTACCGGCTGGGGCCGTACCGCCCCGCACAAAAACAAAAAGAAGAAATTGACCCGTTAAAAAAGCTGGAGCAGCGCGCGCGTGCAGAAGGCATTCCGGTCATTGAAAAATAA
- a CDS encoding YbaB/EbfC family nucleoid-associated protein produces the protein MKARVPQSKSPQNLQQIAKQAQKLQEKMSELNQELDEKEYTATAGGDAVKATVLGKMEVKSIDIKPEVVDPEDVEMLSDLVMAAVNEALRAAAKDKEEQMESLSGGLNMPGLF, from the coding sequence ATGAAAGCAAGGGTTCCCCAGAGCAAAAGTCCGCAGAACCTGCAGCAGATTGCCAAGCAGGCACAGAAACTGCAGGAAAAGATGAGCGAACTGAACCAGGAGCTGGACGAAAAAGAATATACGGCTACTGCCGGCGGCGATGCGGTCAAGGCAACAGTGCTGGGCAAAATGGAAGTAAAAAGCATTGACATCAAGCCGGAAGTCGTTGACCCGGAGGACGTGGAAATGCTGTCTGACCTTGTCATGGCTGCCGTCAATGAGGCGCTGCGCGCTGCCGCTAAGGATAAAGAAGAGCAGATGGAGTCACTGTCCGGCGGACTGAATATGCCGGGCTTGTTTTAA
- the recR gene encoding recombination mediator RecR: protein MAGGYQVAPLARLVEQFERLPGIGHKSAQRLAYHVLGMSREQVQAFVDALLEAHDKIHYCKVCCNLTDQELCPICRDERRDNSVICVVEDPRDVAAMERTNEYNGTYHVLHGAISPLSDVGPDQLCIKELLARLHDGKVKEVIMATNPTVEGEATAMYISRLIKPLGIKVTRLAYGIPVGGDLEYADEVTLLRALEGRSEL, encoded by the coding sequence ATGGCAGGGGGGTATCAGGTTGCGCCGCTGGCACGTCTGGTGGAGCAGTTCGAGCGGCTGCCGGGCATTGGGCACAAAAGTGCTCAGCGCCTTGCGTACCATGTGCTGGGCATGAGCCGCGAGCAGGTGCAGGCCTTTGTGGATGCCCTGCTGGAAGCACACGATAAAATTCATTACTGCAAAGTGTGCTGTAACTTGACCGACCAGGAGCTGTGTCCTATCTGTCGGGACGAACGCCGGGATAATTCCGTTATATGCGTAGTGGAAGACCCGCGCGACGTTGCCGCCATGGAGCGTACCAATGAGTACAACGGAACCTATCATGTCCTGCACGGTGCCATTTCGCCGTTGTCGGATGTTGGTCCGGACCAGCTGTGCATTAAGGAACTGCTGGCCCGCCTGCACGATGGAAAAGTGAAGGAAGTTATTATGGCAACCAACCCGACAGTAGAGGGCGAAGCCACTGCCATGTACATATCGCGCCTGATTAAGCCGCTGGGCATTAAAGTAACACGCCTTGCGTACGGCATTCCAGTCGGCGGCGATTTGGAATATGCGGATGAGGTGACGCTGCTGCGTGCGCTGGAAGGGCGCAGTGAGCTGTAA
- the smpB gene encoding SsrA-binding protein SmpB: MRKENFKTIARNKKAYHDYFVEESFEAGIELCGTEVKSLRGGGCNLKDAWCSVDDGELVVHGMHISPYEHGNIYNRDPVRTRRLLMHKKEIMHLFGKVKQQGYSLIPLSVYFKGSLVKVQVGLCRGKKLYDKRADLAARAAKRDIDRAMKAHLQ, translated from the coding sequence ATGCGGAAAGAAAACTTTAAAACGATTGCCCGCAACAAAAAGGCATACCACGACTACTTTGTGGAAGAATCTTTTGAGGCGGGTATCGAACTGTGCGGCACAGAGGTAAAATCTCTGCGCGGCGGCGGGTGTAACTTAAAGGACGCATGGTGTTCGGTAGACGATGGCGAACTGGTCGTTCACGGAATGCATATCAGCCCGTATGAGCACGGCAATATCTATAACCGCGACCCGGTGCGCACCCGCCGGCTGCTGATGCATAAAAAGGAAATTATGCACCTGTTTGGTAAGGTAAAACAGCAGGGGTATTCGCTGATTCCGCTGTCCGTCTACTTTAAGGGCAGCCTTGTTAAAGTGCAGGTGGGCCTGTGCCGCGGCAAAAAGCTGTATGATAAGCGCGCTGATTTAGCTGCCCGTGCCGCAAAGCGGGACATTGACCGCGCCATGAAAGCACACCTGCAGTAA
- a CDS encoding YARHG domain-containing protein produces the protein MKCPNCGRDVPDHVHFCPGCGYPLQEKAIEQENKSNEGRYAVQQHSGNNRHLMPILISVLVAVVLIVLIICVTMLKKGDQNLAAQTAQQTQSSSMRSSAESSAVSSAVSSAAPTSSSQAPSSAVSSKPQVVNNYYYYASGAGLGKGNVQDYYNNVSDSGYLWPTDTACISVEQLQYFDKDQVNAILNEIYARHGYNFQTAHWSNYFNNKTWYVRDPSCNESNVRSRLNSIELANVDTIVKYQQSHGWR, from the coding sequence ATGAAATGCCCAAATTGCGGCAGAGATGTACCTGACCATGTGCATTTTTGCCCAGGCTGTGGATACCCCCTGCAGGAGAAAGCCATTGAGCAGGAAAACAAGTCCAATGAAGGCCGGTATGCCGTACAGCAGCACAGCGGAAACAATCGTCATCTGATGCCAATTCTCATTTCCGTATTGGTGGCAGTCGTGCTGATTGTGCTGATTATCTGTGTCACAATGCTGAAAAAAGGGGATCAAAATCTGGCAGCACAAACAGCCCAGCAGACACAATCTTCCTCTATGCGAAGCAGTGCGGAATCCTCCGCGGTATCTTCTGCGGTGTCGTCCGCCGCACCGACTTCCTCCAGTCAGGCACCATCATCCGCTGTTTCTTCCAAGCCGCAGGTCGTGAATAACTACTATTATTACGCTTCCGGTGCGGGCCTAGGCAAAGGGAATGTGCAGGACTATTACAACAATGTTTCAGATTCCGGCTATCTGTGGCCGACCGACACGGCTTGCATTTCCGTGGAGCAACTGCAGTACTTTGATAAAGACCAAGTGAATGCAATTCTCAATGAAATTTATGCGCGGCACGGATACAACTTTCAAACAGCGCACTGGAGCAATTATTTCAATAATAAAACGTGGTATGTCCGTGACCCAAGCTGTAACGAATCTAATGTCCGCAGCCGGCTAAACTCCATCGAGCTTGCCAACGTGGACACAATCGTCAAGTATCAGCAGAGCCACGGATGGCGGTAA
- a CDS encoding HAD hydrolase family protein — protein MNIKLIALDMDGTVLIDDHRSITESTAKVIDQVVAEHILVVPTSGRIISAMPEAVMALPAVQFAITSNGALAYRLKDKKIMYSNCIPRENAAAVFRTIPKKLWAELWADGKIYVEREKLLHQSDFLLNPFHAEVVEKIGTEISSLSFGDALPGPIEKINLPNIPSTFKQKLWAEFSSWGIFSLVNTPNGFEIMNRGTSKAAGLLGFCRCLHSSGTKIQNQNIMAFGDSENDIEMLRASGFGIAMGNACERVKEAANAVTRRNTEDGVALAIETYILRPAAISTDCSEKLGHSPLDCP, from the coding sequence GTGAACATCAAACTGATTGCGCTTGATATGGATGGTACCGTCCTGATTGACGACCACCGCAGCATAACGGAAAGTACTGCAAAAGTCATCGACCAAGTGGTCGCCGAACATATCCTGGTCGTTCCCACAAGTGGAAGAATCATTTCCGCCATGCCGGAAGCTGTCATGGCTCTGCCCGCCGTGCAGTTTGCTATAACGTCAAACGGTGCTCTCGCCTATCGCCTCAAAGACAAGAAAATCATGTATTCCAACTGTATTCCGCGGGAAAATGCTGCCGCCGTTTTCCGGACGATTCCGAAAAAACTGTGGGCCGAACTGTGGGCTGATGGAAAGATTTACGTCGAGCGCGAAAAACTTCTGCACCAGTCTGATTTCTTGTTGAATCCATTCCATGCGGAAGTTGTCGAAAAGATCGGCACGGAAATCAGCAGCCTTTCATTCGGTGATGCACTGCCAGGTCCCATTGAAAAAATCAATCTTCCAAATATCCCCTCCACTTTCAAACAAAAGTTGTGGGCAGAGTTCTCCTCGTGGGGCATCTTCTCCCTGGTTAACACGCCGAATGGCTTTGAAATCATGAACCGCGGAACATCAAAAGCAGCGGGGCTCTTGGGTTTTTGCCGTTGCCTGCATTCATCTGGAACAAAAATACAGAATCAGAATATCATGGCCTTCGGTGACAGTGAAAACGATATTGAGATGCTCCGGGCCAGTGGATTCGGCATTGCCATGGGCAATGCGTGCGAACGTGTAAAAGAAGCGGCAAATGCCGTGACGCGCCGAAACACCGAAGACGGCGTGGCTTTGGCCATTGAAACATACATCCTGCGGCCTGCCGCCATCTCGACCGACTGTTCAGAAAAGCTGGGGCACTCCCCTCTGGACTGCCCCTGA
- a CDS encoding MurR/RpiR family transcriptional regulator, whose amino-acid sequence MSCIYKMQEGMASYTSTEKKIAKYILQNPNEVVQSSAQALGGMVGVSAAAVIRFSHKLGYRGFTALKVDLARDSSKAAINFDDVIKEEDSMETVVNKSKGLNMMLQDQAYRLLNTENLDRAVQALLKCQTIYLFGVSGSGIVCMDFMEKLSRINRRVVYHNDFHDQLASAAHMSNRDAAIAISYSGRTHEVNTAMKFAKEIGAMTIAITQFRKTPLSKLSDILLYIPTTERELRLGAIASRNASLIVTDLLYLGLAKSDMKQTKEYIVKTRNAINRLK is encoded by the coding sequence ATGAGTTGTATTTATAAAATGCAGGAAGGAATGGCGAGCTACACTTCGACTGAGAAAAAAATTGCGAAATACATCCTGCAGAATCCCAACGAGGTTGTCCAAAGCTCCGCGCAGGCCCTGGGCGGCATGGTTGGAGTTTCCGCCGCCGCTGTCATTCGTTTTTCGCACAAGCTCGGGTACCGCGGCTTTACCGCTTTGAAAGTGGATCTTGCGCGCGACAGCAGCAAAGCGGCCATAAACTTCGACGACGTCATCAAGGAAGAGGATTCCATGGAAACCGTCGTGAACAAATCCAAAGGCCTGAATATGATGCTCCAGGATCAGGCTTACCGCCTGCTGAATACCGAAAATCTCGACCGGGCCGTTCAGGCGCTTTTAAAATGCCAGACGATTTACCTGTTCGGAGTAAGCGGATCCGGCATTGTCTGCATGGATTTCATGGAAAAGCTCTCGCGCATCAACCGCCGCGTCGTTTACCACAACGACTTCCATGACCAACTCGCTTCCGCCGCCCATATGTCGAACCGGGACGCCGCCATTGCCATCAGCTACAGTGGGAGAACGCATGAAGTGAATACCGCTATGAAGTTTGCCAAAGAAATCGGTGCCATGACCATTGCTATCACTCAATTCCGCAAGACACCGCTGTCAAAGCTTTCTGACATCCTGCTGTATATTCCCACCACGGAACGCGAACTGCGGCTCGGCGCTATCGCTTCCCGAAACGCTTCTCTTATCGTCACCGACCTTCTTTATCTCGGCCTTGCGAAAAGCGACATGAAGCAGACCAAAGAATATATAGTAAAAACGCGCAATGCCATTAACAGGCTGAAATAG